The following coding sequences lie in one Rutidosis leptorrhynchoides isolate AG116_Rl617_1_P2 chromosome 4, CSIRO_AGI_Rlap_v1, whole genome shotgun sequence genomic window:
- the LOC139844497 gene encoding putative SNAP25 homologous protein SNAP30, with amino-acid sequence MVWFRKAASPSPDGETETHKNEVPARRTSSEPVLPLPEKKGSAKPFDDEDDDDEFFDVKSTTTLRKPKGKADLDKMSNQQLEDYAVDQAEETTKSVNNCLKIAEGIREDANKTLDTLHAQGEQIHRTHEKAADMEKDLSKGEKILGNLGGMFSMTWKPKKGKEITGPEPIDDGKAGKKASKQDREKLGLDHAQKDKKKKGHKKSASSGDPKDAMAKVELEKEKQDEALDELSDVLGDLKGMANDMGSELDRQNHALDNLSEDVDEINTRVKGANTRARKLIAK; translated from the exons ATGGTTTGGTTTAGAAAGGCAGCTTCACCTAGTCCTGATGGCGAAACCGAGACACATAAGAATGAGGTCCCAGCTAGAAGGACTTCGTCTGAACCGGTGCTCCCGTTGCCAGAGAAAAAGGGTTCGGCGAAACCttttgatgatgaggatgatgacgaTGAATTTTTTGACGTGAAAAGTACTACTACACTTAGGAAACCAAAAGGTAAAGCTGACCTGGATAAAATGTCGAATCAGCAATTAGAAGACTATGCGGTGGATCAAGCTGAAGAAACTACAAAAAGTGTGAATAATTGCTTGAAGATTGCAGAAGGTATTAGAGAAGATGCTAATAAGACTCTTGATACTTTGCATGCTCAAGGAGAGCAGATTCATAGGACCCATGAGAAAGCTGCTGATATGGAAAAAGATTTGAGCAAG GGTGAAAAGATATTGGGGAACCTTGGAGGAATGTTCTCCATGACTTGGAAGCCTAAAAAGGGCAAGGAAATTACAGGGCCTGAACCAATAG ATGACGGGAAAGCGGGAAAGAAAGCAAGTAAGCAAGATAGGGAGAAGTTGGGTTTGGATCATGCACAAAAAGACAAGAAGAAGAAGGGCCATAAAAAATCAGCTTCTTCTGGTGACCCAAAGGATGCCATGGCGAAAGTTgag TTGGAGAAGGAAAAGCAAGACGAGGCGTTGGATGAGTTAAGCGATGTATTGGGTGATCTGAAAGGAATGGCTAACGACATGGGATCTGAACTCGATAG GCAAAACCATGCTCTTGATAATCTTTCAGAGGATGTGGACGAGATAAACACACGAGTCAAAGGTGCGAATACACGTGCTCGTAAGCTAATCGCAAAGTAA
- the LOC139842266 gene encoding putative pentatricopeptide repeat-containing protein At1g69350, mitochondrial — MTQYMPLFRSCSTIRTLTQLHAHLFITGQHTSQLASTKLIESYAQMNSLHSANLVFQSFHTPDSFMYGVLIKHYVWYGLYKQALTLYSNMLHKLTIVSSFIFPSVLRACSGFHDLGLGKNVHGRIIKHGFESDRVIRTSLLSMYGEVSDMVDARKVFDEMPERDVVSWSCVISMYVRNGKAGDGLKLFCEMMRDGYEPDYVTLLSVAEACGELGLRIQSKSIHGYIVTNDIESGDLSTLNNSLIAMYGKCGELYNAKRLFNRVSNHCTSSWTAMITCYNHNGYYLEALNRFNKMLESKTEPNEITMMVIICSCARLCFLREGKSIHGFVIRKNLDPDNDILGPTLIDLYANCGKLKTCHKIIDISVDEHVISWNMLISGYTREGNSEEALNLFKRMRIQRLSPDEFTITSVVSACGNTGFVNLGTQIHCYVIKAGALNEFVLNSLIDMYAKFGYVDLAYSIFDKQHHKSVVTWNSMMWGFCNNGESIEALNLFNEMYLDGVEMDDVSFLSAIRACSDLRDLVKGKWIHHKLITSNMMNDTYVLTALLDMYAKCGELQMARCVFEVMPYKSVVSWSAMIDAYGMHGLVDMAILVYDMMIESDTKPNEITFMNILSACSHAGYVEKGKYYFDSMKKDFGIEPKLEHFSCLIDLLSRAGHLDDAYSIANSIPFPPNSGIWGSLLSGCRIHRRLDMIELIQEKIEKINDTGYYTLLSNISAEEADWEQFQTVRSMMKANGLKKLQGSSMVRSG, encoded by the coding sequence ATGACACAATACATGCCTTTATTTCGATCGTGTTCTACCATAAGAACACTAACACAACTTCATGCTCATCTCTTTATCACAGGCCAACATACAAGCCAACTTGCTTCAACCAAACTCATCGAATCATACGCACAAATGAACTCTTTACATTCCGCAAACCTTGTATTTCAATCCTTCCATACACCAGATTCCTTTATGTACGGCGTACTAATCAAACACTACGTTTGGTACGGTTTATATAAACAAGCTCTTACTTTATACTCAAACATGTTACATAAACTAACCATCGTTAGCAGCTTCATATTCCCGTCTGTTTTACGAGCTTGTTCCGGTTTTCATGATCTGGGTCTTGGAAAAAACGTTCATGGGAGGATAATTAAACATGGGTTTGAGTCGGATCGTGTGATCCGGACGTCGTTGCTTAGTATGTATGGTGAAGTGTCGGACATGGTTGACGCACgtaaagtgtttgatgaaatgcctgaaCGAGATGTCGTGTCTTGGAGTTGTGTGATTTCGATGTATGTGCGTAATGGGAAGGCTGGTGATGGGTTGAAATTGTTTTGTGAAATGATGAGAGATGGGTACGAACCAGATTACGTGACTTTGCTTAGCGTAGCTGAAGCATGTGGTGAGTTAGGTTTAAGGATACAATCAAAGTCGATTCATGGGTATATTGTGACAAACGATATCGAGAGTGGTGATCTTAGCACGCTAAATAACTCTCTTATTGCTATGTATGGAAAATGTGGTGAATTATACAATGCTAAGAGGCTTTTCAACCGTGTTTCTAATCATTGTACATCATCATGGACCGCTATGATCACATGTTATAATCACAATGGTTACTATTTAGAAGCGTTAAACCGTTTTAACAAGATGCTTGAATCGAAAACGGAACCAAATGAAATCACTATGATGGTGATTATCTGTTCTTGTGCTAGACTATGTTTTCTAAGAGAAGGTAAATCAATCCATGGTTTCGTTATAAGGAAAAACCTCGACCCTGATAATGATATCTTGGGGCCCACATTGATCGATTTGTATGCTAATTGTGGAAAGTTGAAAACTTGTCACAAGATTATCGATATATCCGTGGATGAACATGTTATTTCATGGAATATGCTCATATCGGGTTATACTCGAGAGGGAAATTCCGAAGAAGCGTTAAATCTATTTAAACGAATGAGAATACAAAGGTTATCACCAGACGAATTTACTATCACAAGTGTTGTGTCAGCTTGTGGTAACACAGGTTTCGTGAATCTTGGAACTCAGATTCATTGTTATGTTATTAAAGCAGGTGCTTTAAACGAGTTCGTTTTGAATTCATTAATCGACATGTATGCTAAATTTGGTTATGTGGATTTAGCATATAGTATATTCGATAAGCAGCATCATAAGAGTGTTGTAACATGGAATTCGATGATGTGGGGTTTTTGTAATAACGGTGAATCCATCGAAGCCCTGAATCTTTTCAACGAAATGTATTTGGATGGTGTAGAAATGGACGATGTAAGTTTCTTGAGTGCGATTCGAGCATGTTCAGATTTAAGAGATTTAGTAAAGGGAAAATGGATTCATCATAAGCTTATTACAAGTAATATGATGAATGATACATATGTACTAACAGCTTTACTAGATATGTATGCAAAATGTGGCGAATTACAAATGGCTCGATGCGTTTTTGAAGTGATGCCGTACAAAAGTGTTGTGTCATGGAGTGCAATGATTGATGCTTATGGGATGCATGGTTTGGTTGATATGGCTATATTGGTTTATGATATGATGATTGAATCTGATACAAAACCTAATGAAATTACCTTTATGAACATTTTATCTGCTTGTAGTCATGCTGGATATGTCGAAAAGGGCAAGTATTATTTCGACTCTATGAAGAAAGATTTTGGGATTGAACCAAAATTAGAACACTTTTCTTGTTTAATCGATCTATTGAGTCGAGCTGGTCATCTTGATGATGCGTACAGTATCGCTAATTCTATACCGTTTCCACCCAATTCTGGGATTTGGGGTTCGTTGTTAAGTGGTTGTCGAATTCATAGAAGACTCGATATGATCGAATTGATTCAAGAAAAAATAGAAAAGATTAATGACACAGGATATTATACTTTGTTGTCTAATATATCAGCTGAAGAAGCAGATTGGGAACAATTTCAGACTGTGAGATCAATGATGAAAGCTAATGGTCTCAAAAAACTTCAAGGATCAAGTATGGTTCGAAGCGGATGA
- the LOC139842268 gene encoding pentatricopeptide repeat-containing protein At2g03380, mitochondrial-like, translated as MIHYRTLNSSTTHQTLDPTVAYVNSISSDPLYFLLGSCRNLISLKELHSLLIVDGQLNQQSLQTKLVSIYGSFGDMKSARLVFDQMPHPNMFSYKVMIRWYFINDLHFDIIGLYKSMSKSLYEYDNIVFSIVVKACTELRDIKEGKKVHCDIVKAGCRDGFVLTSLVDMYAKCGDLICSQSVFDSIVDRDVVSWTSMIVAYVQNGCAGEALALFNRMRSGLVEGNQHTLGSVVSACTKLRALHQGKWVHGYIIKNGVDLNSHIVSSLVDMYVKCGSICDARSAFNELTSVDIVTWTTMIVGYSQNCYPHEAIALFTDKKYFYIMPNSVTISSVISACAQMGSLKLGRGIHCHEIKLGLEDGNLINALIDMYAKCEMIKDARYLFESFSNKDLVTWNSIINGYAQIGSTYEVTRLFHRMRSEGFHPDEFTIVTLLSCFVYDLLIGSSLHAYAIKRSLSRDNNVYVNTALMHFYAKCGDLKTARRVFDGMGEKNTISWNVLIDAYGMQGDSNGSIAVFNDMVRANLDPTDATFIALLSSCSHTGAIEGCKFFNLMCQEFGFVPNMKHYSCLVDLLARSGRLEEAFAFIKDMPVQPNASLLGSFLHGCSLHSRFDLGQLAVNWILNQHPIDASYYVLVSNLYASDARWSQVLHVRELMKVKDLSKLPGCGYLYSTTA; from the coding sequence ATGATTCATTACAGAACCCTAAATTCATCAACAACTCATCAAACTCTTGACCCCACCGTAGCTTACGTCAATTCAATCTCATCAGACCCACTATATTTCCTATTGGGTTCATGCAGAAACTTGATATCACTCAAGGAGTTACATTCTTTGCTTATAGTAGATGGCCAATTAAACCAACAAAGTTTGCAAACGAAACTTGTAAGTATATACGGATCGTTTGGGGACATGAAAAGCGCACGCTTGGTGTTCGATCAAATGCCTCACCCAAATATGTTTTCATATAAAGTGATGATTAGGTGGTATTTTATAAATGATCTACATTTTGACATTATTGGGTTGTACAAGAGTATGAGCAAAAGTCTATACGAATATGATAACATCGTGTTTTCGATTGTAGTAAAGGCGTGTACAGAATTGCGAGATATTAAAGAAGGGAAGAAAGTGCATTGCGATATTGTGAAGGCTGGTTGTCGGGACGGGTTTGTTTTGACTAGTCTTGTAGATATGTACGCTAAATGTGGCGATCTTATATGTTCACAAAGTGTTTTTGATAGTATTGTTGATAGAGATGTTGTTTCTTGGACATCAATGATAGTTGCGTACGTGCAAAACGGTTGTGCTGGTGAAGCATTAGCGTTGTTTAATCGAATGAGAAGTGGATTAGTTGAAGGAAATCAACATACGTTAGGTAGCGTTGTTTCAGCTTGCACAAAGTTACGAGCTTTACATCAAGGGAAGTGGGTTCATGGTTACATTATAAAGAATGGGGTCGATCTCAATTCACATATAGTTAGTTCTTTAGTAGACATGTATGTTAAATGTGGATCTATATGTGATGCTCGATCTGCTTTTAACGAGCTTACTAGTGTCGATATCGTCACTTGGACAACTATGATTGTTGGGTACAGTCAAAATTGTTACCCACATGAAGCAATTGCATTGTTCACTGATAAGAAGTATTTTTATATTATGCCTAATTCGGTTACTATTTCAAGTGTGATATCCGCTTGTGCGCAAATGGGAAGTTTAAAACTAGGTAGAGGTATACATTGTCATGAGATTAAGCTAGGATTAGAAGATGGTAATCTGATAAACGCTTTAATCGACATGTATGCAAAATGTGAGATGATTAAAGATGCCCGTTACTTATTCGAGAGCTTTTCAAACAAAGATTTggttacatggaattcaattattAACGGGTACGCCCAAATTGGATCTACGTACGAGGTTACAAGATTATTTCATCGAATGAGATCCGAAGGTTTTCACCCGGATGAATTTACTATAGTGACTCTGCTTTCATGTTTTGTTTATGATCTTCTAATTGGTTCTTCTCTTCACGCGTATGCCATAAAAAGATCGCTTTCACGTGATAATAATGTATATGTCAACACAGCACTTATGCATTTTTACGCCAAATGTGGTGATTTGAAAACCGCTCGTCGTGTTTTTGATGGTATGGGTGAGAAGAACACGATTTCATGGAACGTGTTAATCGATGCTTATGGTATGCAAGGAGATAGTAATGGTTCTATTGCAGTTTTTAATGACATGGTCAGGGCAAATTTGGATCCTACTGATGCAACATTCATAGCATTATTATCTTCTTGTAGTCATACAGGAGCAATTGAAGGATGCAAATTCTTTAACTTAATGTGTCAAGAATTTGGCTTTGTTCCAAACATGAAACACTACAGTTGTTTGGTTGACTTGTTGGCTCGTTCTGGCAGGCTCGAAGAAGCATTTGCTTTCATAAAAGATATGCCGGTTCAACCAAACGCGAGCCTTTTGGGATCATTTCTCCATGGGTGCAGTTTGCACTCGAGGTTTGACCTTGGTCAACTGGCAGTTAATTGGATTCTTAACCAGCATCCAATTGATGCTTCCTATTATGTTCTCGTGTCGAATTTATACGCTTCAGATGCAAGATGGAGCCAAGTTTTGCATGTAAGAGAGTTAATGAAGGTGAAAGATTTATCTAAGTTGCCTGGATGTGGATACTTGTACAGTACAACTGCATAA